GAGCCCCTAGGCAACTGGCTTGTGCCTCCTCCAGGGTGAGTGCTGGGCCCCTGCAAACCCAGCCCTCCTCACCCTGCCAGCTGGATCCTGCTTGCCCGCCCACTGACCCTCCCAGCCAGCTCTTGCCCTGAAGCCCTGGGAACTCAGGCATCAAGCCAGCCCTGCGGGGGAGCCCGTCTCTTCCCCTCCCAGAACAGGGCCAGTGGGGGGGTCTCAGGGTGGCCTGCTGCCCAAGCCCCAGACGCCTGTCTCTCCCCTCCCAGATGGACATGTGGACGGTGCTGCTCATCCTGCAAGCCTCGCTGGTGCTCCCCcgggctgctgccgctgctgccgccaccacccccgcccccatgtTGCGCTTCGTCGCTGTGGGTGACTGGGGAGGGGTCCCCAACGCCCCATTCTACACAGCCCGGGAAATGGCCAATGCCAAAGAGATTGCCAGGACAGTGCAGATCCTGGGCGCAGACTTCGTTCTGTCCCTGGGAGACAATTTCTACTTCAGCGGTGTGCAGGATGTCAACGACAAGAGGTTTCAGGTGTGTGCCACtggagtggtgggggtggggggaggcaatGCTTGGAGAAGCCTCTAGACCTTTTACTAGAGAGGGCAGAGCAACACTGATGGTTGTACACACTGAGCATGCACAGCTTCTCCCTTGTTCCTGGCCCCCGAGTTGGTGGGAGCAGCCAGAGGCTGCTTGAACCTGGGGTGGGTGCTGCCCTTCTCTCTGTCTGCTGCAGGAGACCTTCGAGGATGTGTTCTCTGCCTCGCCGCTGCGCTCCGTGCCCTGGTACGTGCTGGCTGGCAACCATGACCATCTGGGGAACGTCTCAGCCCAGATCGCCTACTCCAGGGTCTCCAAGCGCTGGTGAGCCTGCCCCCTCCTGCCTTTTCTTCCCACCCTGCACCAGCCGCCTCCCTCAGTGGGGCAAAGAGGCCGACTGGCCAGAGCTGAGCCCCGGGCGTCTCCACTGTACCATCCGCAGGAAGTTCCCCAGCCCTTACTACCGCCTGCGCTTCAAGATCCCCCGGTCCAACGTGTCCGTGGCCATCTTCATGCTGGACACTGTGACCCTGTGCGGCAACTCTGACGACTTTGCCAGCCAGCAGCCCGAGAGGCCCCGCAACTTGGCGATGGCCCGCACGCAGCTGGCCTGGCTCAAGAAGCAGCTGGCAGCAGCCAAGGAGGACTACGTGCTGGTGGCCGGCCACTACCCTGTGTGGTCTATCGCCGAGCATGGGCCCACCCACTGCCTGGTCAAgcagctgctgccactgctgacCGCGCACAAGGTCACCGCCTACCTGTGTGGCCACGACCACAACCTGCAGGTGAGGGTCCCGAGGGTGGCCTGGGATCCTGGTAGGGGAGGATGTCCCCAGCCTGGCCAGCGTGCCACATGGGGTGGCATTGGGGCTCCTcctgtttgtgtgtatgtgctcagttgtatccgactctttgcaactccatggactatagcccgcgatgctcgtctgtccatgggattctccgggcaagaatgctggagtgggttgccatgccctcctccaggggatcttcccagcccagggatcaaaccccatctcctgtgtctcctgcgttggcaggcagcttctttaccactgagccacctgggagttcCCCTCCTGTTTGGAGGCCTCTCAATTATCACTATCCCTGAAACTCTATGCTTGCTAACCAGAAAACAGCCTGAAGTGCCCTAAAAGCCCTCCCAGGGGTCCCTGTTGCCAGTTGCTTACCCAGATCAATGTGCTCCCAGAGGTGAAGAAACTGGAGGCTTGGCGGGAGTGGCAAGGGGTAGGGGGCCAGGATTATGTTCCTTGCTCAAGGTGACTCTGCAGTGAAGGACAGACCTGACCCtgcacccaagacaggtgggcaCCAAGTCCACAATCCACCTAACTGAGGGGCTGAGGGCTCCACTGACCCTGTGTCCTCTGTCCACAGTACCTTCAGGATGAGAATGGCTTGGGCTTCGTGTTGAGCGGGGCTG
The DNA window shown above is from Bos indicus x Bos taurus breed Angus x Brahman F1 hybrid chromosome 7, Bos_hybrid_MaternalHap_v2.0, whole genome shotgun sequence and carries:
- the ACP5 gene encoding tartrate-resistant acid phosphatase type 5 — encoded protein: MDMWTVLLILQASLVLPRAAAAAAATTPAPMLRFVAVGDWGGVPNAPFYTAREMANAKEIARTVQILGADFVLSLGDNFYFSGVQDVNDKRFQETFEDVFSASPLRSVPWYVLAGNHDHLGNVSAQIAYSRVSKRWKFPSPYYRLRFKIPRSNVSVAIFMLDTVTLCGNSDDFASQQPERPRNLAMARTQLAWLKKQLAAAKEDYVLVAGHYPVWSIAEHGPTHCLVKQLLPLLTAHKVTAYLCGHDHNLQYLQDENGLGFVLSGAGNFMDPSKKHMRKVPNGYLRFHYGAENSLGGFAYVEISPKEMSVTYIEASGKSLFKTRLPRRARSEHQHRRGLHAGA